A stretch of the Aphis gossypii isolate Hap1 chromosome 2, ASM2018417v2, whole genome shotgun sequence genome encodes the following:
- the LOC126549846 gene encoding uncharacterized protein LOC126549846, with protein sequence MCIVKNVSILTVDKVPGRSPIKPGLNASVNENIYVQTHQELASIDNKDNHISIQTVDKLSGWRPKMASSKSESNMCRIPAHKPRSLNFGQSQTDFDSFLSCGNNVKPDSSKFYSAIRMCITQQLLVHPTSGNCEIEACEFLTKCNNLLKNKQKFNMKLKHLENEYSLANEIDSSFDDNLSAVNIAFIQLDLHEENSIAYVAGWACSKLNHIECLDKLATEDKNYITNVVENTFISMKQYDDCYLLYPFKMILFTDIPPNIWGISFRNINTDY encoded by the exons atgtgtatagtgaAAAACGTTTCAATTCTAACAGTAGATAAAGTACCAGGACGGAGTCCAATAAAACCAGGATTAAATGcaa gcgtaaatgaaaatatttatgtacagaCTCATCAGGAGCTTGCatcaatagataataaagataaccATATTTCTATCCAAACAGTGGATAAACTGTCAGGATGGAGGCCAAAAATGGCAAGCAGTAAATctg AAAGCAATATGTGTAGAATTCCAGCACATAAACCTAGATCTTTAAACTTTGGACAATCACAAACTGATTTTGATAGTTTTCTTTctt gTGGAAATAATGTTAAGCCAGATTCATCTAAGTTTTATTCGGCCATACGAATGTGCATAACACAACAACTTCTAGTTCATCCTACATCTGGAAATTGTGAAATAGAAGCTTGTGAGTTTTTGACCAAATGCAATAACTTATTgaagaataaacaaaaatttaatatgaaattaaaacatttggaAAATGAATATTCATTAGCTAACGAAATAGACTCCTCATTTGATGATAATTTGAGTGCCGTGAACATTGCATTCATACAGTTGGATTTGCATGAAGAAAATTCCATAGCATATGTAGCTGGTTGGGCATGTTCCAAACTAAATCATATTGAATGCCTTGATAAATTAGCTAcagaagataaaaattatattactaatgttgtcgaaaatacatttatttctatgaAACAATATGATGATTGTTATTTACTCTATCCATTTaaaa tgattTTATTTACTGACATTCCTCCAAATATTTGGGGCATCAGCTTCCGCAACATTAACACGGACTACTAA